A single genomic interval of Corylus avellana chromosome ca10, CavTom2PMs-1.0 harbors:
- the LOC132164737 gene encoding putative disease resistance protein RGA3 has translation METIISTAISLISDTYSSVRGVRVDVKNLSSKLSVTKAVLADAENTQVNNPQLKDWLEKLKQAAFDVEDVLETLAAEAYHRKKRQSALRNSSKYDTAHKIKNISKIFDIIAEEKNKFHLDKVNVGRSEIPNYTSFFVDRSDVVGREADKEIITHMMLSDEFDIEDSVSVISIIGMGGLGKTTLAQLVFNDERVSAHFEAKMWVCVNVEFDLTRILKEMIQFHSTYSSGSTSHLQFRLRDILRGKRFLLVLDDVWTEDISKWDSLRVLLKQGEKGSRVLVTSPSIRVGEIVGTQPSYRLQYLPENECWSLFAKIAFGNIGTTLSREKREELEEIGRLIVRKCQGLPLAVKAMGSILHSHIDDVNKWWQIQRSEIWEIEGLGADSLNVMAVLKLSYYYHLPAYLKPCFEYCSLFPKSHVFYKEELVKLWMAEGYIQSGGGDMMEEAGIAYFSELLLRFFFHPSTIDNKEIYIMPDLIHDLAQLVSSPNCIQVKDNELCSFSKQSHHVSLLGKDVKRPMLEIVNNALKLRTLLLPSGHLENFDQALQKVFHTLKYLRVLDLSSTQISKLADSIEELKLLRYLDLSRTEIRILPNSICNLFYLQTLKLLGCLWLSSLPKDMGNLVNLRHLELDDMFWFKLPTLPPSMGNLASLHNLPVFQVGHENGYGIEELEKMTHLSGALHISKLEKAPNVGAAKLNEKKSLDKLVFEWSDRVVNTQDEATIENSVLEDLQPHSNLKELQILRYRGNEFPAWMKEGQLQNLVSLTLNGCLKCKILALGDELPNLRELYIKGMHELEKWVEVECYSLRLLKLSNCPELRELPNIFPILDYLKIKRCNSLRALPVVPYLQILILIDNLILEDWHEVNLVMEVDNDQGQRKTSPQPSLIELLELKVISCPKLQALPEIFAPQKLEISQCELLTTFPPPQNARRLQHLALDGCDDGALVRAIPDTNYLDSLVISSISNISPLPKWPQFPWLKALYIRDCKDLVSLSNGEEGSLQTLTSLKLLSIRNCEKLETLNEELPISLECLIIASCPLLNSFSLKNLPSLTDVYIEDCPLLQSLPEDVLPSSLQHLLIKTCPLLTQRCQKEGGGGPDWPKIEHIPDLEIDNSHIVFPLTSIAKPPVWCFLLLLCCGASLTSLEEETVKNAATDHNKAQSGEIFLEHKKKKKWADEKTGHSCFMLHARSLNICSSHLEYWIWNCFKETSEENIEVAKLSHVCWLDVRGKLSVSELSPVVVYEIVYVVKLTKGASGWEFPILLRLSLPDGRVQERQVSLLEKPRRQWIELNVGNFQTKNGESGEVGFDIYQHGGHWKKGLIIKGAIFRPKHTTL, from the exons ATGGAGACGATCATTAGCACTGCTATATCCTTGATCTCAGATACGTATTCTTCTGTCCGTGGCGTGAGGGTAGATGTAAAGAACCTCTCAAGTAAGCTCTCGGTTACCAAAGCTGTGCTTGCAGATGCGGAGAACACGCAAGTGAACAATCCACAATTGAAAGATTGGCTCGAAAAGCTCAAGCAGGCagcttttgatgttgaagacGTATTGGAAACTTTGGCAGCAGAAGCTTATCATAGGAAAAAGAGGCAGAGTGCGTTACGGAACTCCTCTAAATATGATACAGCACATAAGATCAAGaatatttccaaaatttttgatataattgctgaagaaaaaaacaaattccatCTCGACAAAGTTAATGTCGGTAGGTCTGAGATCCCAAACTACACTAGCTTTTTTGTGGATAGGTCAGATGTAGTTGGTAGGGAGGCTGATAAAGAAATCATAACACATATGATGCTTTCGGATGAATTCGATATAGAAGACAGCGTTTCTGTGATTTCAATCATAGGGATGGGAGGCCTGGGCAAAACAACTCTTGCTCAACTTGTCTTCAACGACGAGAGGGTAAGTGCTCATTTCGAAGCAAAGATGTGGGTCTGCGTCAATGTTGAGTTTGACCTCACGAGGATTCTTAAAGAAATGATTCAATTTCATTCTACCTACAGTTCCGGCTCCACAAGCCACCTACAGTTCCGGCTTCGGGACATCTTGAGAGGAAAACGTTTCTTACTTGTTCTAGATGATGTCTGGACAGAGGATATCTCAAAATGGGACTCCCTGCGAGTTCTCTTGAAACAGGGGGAAAAGGGTAGCAGAGTTTTGGTAACCAGTCCGAGTATCAGGGTTGGGGAAATTGTAGGCACTCAACCTTCCTATCGTTTGCAATATTTGCCTGAAAATGAATGCTGGTCATTGTTTGCAAAGATTGCATTTGGGAATATTGGCACAACTTTATCCCGCGAGAAGCGGGAAGAATTGGAAGAAATTGGTAGACTAATCGTTAGAAAGTGCCAAGGTCTCCCATTGGCAGTCAAGGCAATGGGAAGTATCTTGCACAGTCACATTGATGATGTAAATAAATGGTGGCAGATTCAAAGAAGTGAGATATGGGAAATAGAAGGACTTGGAGCTGACTCTCTCAATGTTATGGCTGTTCTAAAATTGAGCTATTATTACCATCTACCTGCTTATCTAAAGCCTTGTTTTGAGTACTGTTCCTTATTTCCTAAATCCCATGTTTTTTATAAGGAAGAGTTGGTCAAACTCTGGATGGCGGAAGGATACATACAATCCGGGGGAGGTGATATGATGGAGGAGGCTGGGATTGCATATTTTAGTGAGCTTTTACTAAGATTCTTCTTTCATCCCTCAACCATTGACAACAAGGAGATATACATCATGCCTGATCTTATCCATGACTTGGCACAATTAGTGTCGAGCCCCAATTGCATTCAGGTGAAGGACAATGAGCTATGCAGTTTCTCTAAACAATCTCATCACGTGTCCTTGCTCGGTAAAGATGTCAAGCGGCCCATGTTGGAGATTGTCAATAATGCTTTGAAGCTGCGCACACTTCTACTTCCTAGTGGCCACTTGGAAAACTTTGATCAAGCCCTTCAGAAAGTGTTTCATACTTTGAAATACTTGCGTGTGTTGGATCTTAGTTCAACCCAGATCTCGAAATTGGCTGACTCAATTGAAGAGTTGAAGTTGTTGCGCTACCTCGACCTCTCTAGAACAGAAATCAGAATTCTCCCCAACTCAATTTGCAATCTATTCTATTTGCAAACATTGAAACTCCTGGGGTGCCTTTGGCTTTCTAGTTTGCCCAAAGACATGGGGAATTTGGTTAATCTTCGACATCTTGAACTCGATGATATGTTCTGGTTCAAGCTCCCCACGTTGCCACCAAGCATGGGGAACTTGGCCAGTCTGCACAATTTGCCCGTATTTCAAGTTGGCCATGAGAATGGATATGGAATTGAAGAATTGGAGAAAATGACACATCTTTCAGGAGCATTGCATATCTCAAAGCTAGAGAAGGCTCCTAATGTAGGAGCGGCCAAGTTGAATGAGAAGAAGAGCCTTGACAAGTTGGTGTTTGAATGGAGTGACAGAGTTGTCAATACACAAGATGAAGCAACGATTGAAAATAGTGTTCTCGAAGATCTACAGCCTCACTCAAACCTCAAAGAGCTCCAAATTTTACGTTATAGGGGCAATGAATTTCCTGCTTGGATGAAAGAAGGGCAGCTCCAAAATTTAGTTAGCCTTACCTTGAACGGTTGCCTAAAATGCAAAATCCTCGCTCTAGGTGATGAGTTACCCAATCTTCGAGAGCTCTACATCAAAGGTATGCATGAGTTAGAGAAATGGGTGGAGGTTGAATGCTACTCCCTTCGCCTGCTAAAGTTGAGTAATTGTCCGGAGCTAAGGGAGTTGCCTAACATCTTTCCAATTTTAGATTACTTGAAGATCAAGAGATGTAATTCCTTAAGGGCTCTTCCAGTGGTTCCATATTTGCAGATTCTAATACTTATCGACAATCTTATTCTGGAGGATTGGCATGAAGTAAATCTGGTGATGGAAGTTGATAATGATCAAGGCCAACGTAAAACCAGTCCCCAACCCTCTCTGATTGAATTGTTAGAACTGAAAGTAATAAGCTGCCCAAAGCTGCAGGCACTGCCAGAGATCTTCGCTCCACAAAAGCTGGAGATCAGTCAGTGTGAGTTACTGACCACTTTCCCACCACCACAAAATGCCCGACGTCTTCAGCATTTAGCACTGGATGGATGTGATGACGGAGCATTAGTGAGGGCAATACCAGATACCAACTATCTAGACTCGTTGGTTATTTCCAGCATCTCAAACATATCCCCACTTCCGAAATGGCCCCAATTTCCATGGCTCAAGGCGTTGTACATTCGTGATTGCAAAGATCTGGTGTCCTTGTCCAACGGAGAAGAAGGGTCGCTGCAAACCTTGACCTCTCTCAAACTGCTTTCCATCAGAAATTGTGAAAAGCTGGAGACACTAAATGAGGAGCTACCCATTTCGCTGGAGTGTTTGATTATCGCATCATGCCCCCTTCTCAACTCATTTTCACTGAAGAACCTCCCTTCACTCACTGACGTTTACATTGAGGACTGCCCTTTGCTCCAGTCCTTGCCCGAGGATGTGCTTCCCAGCTCTCTTCAACATTTGCTAATCAAAACATGTCCCCTGTTAACTCAGCGATGCCAAAAGGAGGGTGGAGGAGGTCCAGATTGGCCCAAAATTGAGCACATTCCTGACCTGGAGATTGACAATTCCCATATAGTCTTCCCATTAACATCAATAGCAAAGCCACCAGTTTGGTGTTTTCTACTTTTGCTATGCTGTGGAG CTTCTTTAACTTCACTGGAAGAAGAGACGGTGAAGAATGCGGCAACAGATCATAACAAAGCACAGTCCGGAGAAATATTCCTAGAGCACAAAAAGAAG AAGAAATGGGCTGATGAGAAGACTGGTCATTCTTGCTTCATGTTGCACGCAAGGTCACTCAATATCTGTTCGAGTCATCTTGAATACTGGATTTGGAATTGTTTCAAGGAAACAAG TGAAGAAAACATTGAAGTAGCAAAACTTTCGCATGTTTGTTGGCTGGACGTGAGAGGAAAATTGAGTGTGTCAGAGCTGTCGCCAGTAGTTGTGTATGAAATTGTGTATGTTGTTAAGCTGACAAAGGGGGCTTCTGGGTGGGAATTCCCTATCCTGCTTAGACTCTCACTCCCAGATGGGAGAGTTCAAGAACGCCAAGTTAGCCTTTTGGAGAAGCCTAGAAGACAATGGATTGAGCTCAATGTCGGCAACTTCCAGACCAAGAATGGAGAATCTGGAGAAGTGGGCTTCGATATTTATCAGCATGGAGGACATTGGAAAAAGGGACTCATAATTAAAGGTGCCATCTTTAGGCCAAAGCATACGACTCTGTGA